One window from the genome of Argonema galeatum A003/A1 encodes:
- a CDS encoding YdcF family protein, with the protein MFEPKLKRFRLICLVSTALIVLLISIIPVRLALAHLQAPQPQAILTLGGGIEREIFTGEFALGHPTLEIWVSTGTPLEVAAGIFRAYNIPETRLHIDRRAVDTVTNFTTLVADFKSRQIQHLYVITSAHHMRRALSIATLILGSQGIAFTPVSVPSGEPPESWLRILRDIGRSLVWIVTGRTGASLDRIFEVWR; encoded by the coding sequence GTGTTTGAGCCCAAACTCAAGCGATTTAGGTTAATCTGTTTAGTCAGCACTGCCCTCATCGTACTGCTTATTAGCATAATTCCGGTACGATTGGCTCTAGCTCATCTGCAAGCACCCCAACCCCAAGCGATCCTTACCCTTGGAGGAGGAATCGAGCGAGAAATCTTTACAGGTGAATTTGCTCTAGGCCATCCTACACTAGAAATCTGGGTTTCTACCGGCACTCCTCTCGAAGTAGCTGCTGGAATTTTTCGCGCCTATAACATCCCAGAAACCAGGCTGCATATAGATCGACGTGCCGTTGATACCGTGACCAACTTTACAACTCTAGTTGCTGACTTCAAAAGTCGGCAGATTCAACATCTCTACGTGATTACCTCCGCCCATCATATGCGACGAGCTTTATCGATCGCTACCCTTATTCTCGGTAGCCAAGGTATTGCCTTCACCCCCGTCTCCGTTCCCTCCGGCGAACCACCCGAATCTTGGCTTCGCATTCTCCGCGATATTGGTCGTTCCTTAGTTTGGATTGTTACAGGTCGTACTGGAGCAAGCCTCGATCGGATTTTCGAGGTTTGGCGATGA